From the genome of Hymenobacter sp. PAMC 26628, one region includes:
- a CDS encoding type II toxin-antitoxin system HicB family antitoxin has translation MTITAIIEQGEDGWLVGQLKEFPAVIDQGKTVEELKQNLLAGLQFYLEVQADLTTQEYAGRTYTQESLVA, from the coding sequence ATGACCATTACCGCAATCATTGAGCAGGGCGAAGATGGCTGGCTCGTTGGCCAACTCAAGGAGTTTCCCGCGGTCATTGACCAAGGCAAAACGGTGGAAGAGCTAAAGCAGAACTTATTAGCGGGCCTACAATTTTATTTGGAAGTCCAGGCGGACCTCACCACACAGGAATACGCGGGCCGAACCTACACGCAGGAATCATTGGTTGCGTAG
- the zwf gene encoding glucose-6-phosphate dehydrogenase, translating to MNALLKSQPTVFVIFGGTGDLNARKLAPALYNLYLEGWLPEHFAFIGTGRTKLTDDDFRARVLGDVNKFSRSGQVKDEQWQGFAPNIYYQPADVQDAKTYKDFGKKIKALEQEWKSSANVIYYLAVAPNFFPIIAENLAKAGLTEDAGCTRIVIEKPFGHDLASAKELNALLGRIFQEKQIYRIDHYLGKETVQNIMAFRFANAIMEPLWNRNSIEHVQISVTEQLGVGERTGYYDGSGALRDMIQNHLLQLLCIVAMEPPVSFSAEEVRNRKVDVLRAMRRFTPESVREQAVRGQYAAGWLEGQQVPGYREEPGANPQSNTETFAAVKFFVDNWRWQGVPFYLRTGKRLHRSASVITIQFKDVPHLIFSPETAETMRQNRLVISIQPEMSIRLQVQAKRPGVDMMLNTVDMVFDYKGTYVSEAPEAYETLLLDVMLGDQTLFMRGDQVEEAWDLVMPILTSWQNRTSQNFPNYSADSWGPEDAEALVAKDGYHWFTLPLNGKK from the coding sequence ATGAACGCCCTCCTGAAATCGCAGCCGACGGTGTTCGTCATCTTCGGCGGCACCGGCGACCTGAACGCCCGCAAGCTGGCCCCGGCCCTCTACAACCTGTACCTGGAAGGCTGGCTGCCCGAGCACTTTGCCTTCATCGGCACGGGCCGCACCAAGCTCACCGACGACGACTTCCGGGCCCGGGTATTGGGCGATGTGAACAAGTTTTCGCGCAGCGGCCAGGTGAAGGACGAGCAGTGGCAGGGCTTCGCACCCAACATCTACTACCAGCCGGCCGACGTGCAGGACGCCAAAACGTACAAGGACTTCGGCAAGAAAATAAAGGCCCTGGAGCAGGAGTGGAAGTCGTCGGCCAACGTCATCTACTACCTGGCGGTGGCCCCGAATTTCTTTCCCATCATCGCCGAAAACCTAGCCAAGGCCGGCCTCACCGAGGACGCTGGCTGCACGCGCATCGTGATTGAGAAGCCGTTTGGGCACGATTTGGCGTCGGCCAAGGAGCTGAACGCGCTGCTGGGCCGCATCTTCCAGGAGAAGCAGATCTACCGCATCGACCACTACCTGGGCAAGGAAACGGTGCAGAACATCATGGCTTTTCGCTTCGCGAACGCCATCATGGAGCCGCTGTGGAACCGCAACAGCATCGAGCATGTGCAGATTTCGGTGACCGAGCAGCTCGGCGTGGGCGAGCGCACGGGCTACTACGACGGCTCGGGGGCCCTGCGCGACATGATTCAGAACCACCTGTTGCAGCTGCTGTGCATCGTGGCCATGGAGCCGCCGGTGAGCTTTTCGGCGGAGGAAGTGCGCAACCGCAAGGTGGACGTGCTGCGCGCCATGCGCCGCTTCACGCCCGAGAGCGTGCGCGAGCAGGCCGTGCGCGGCCAGTACGCCGCCGGCTGGCTGGAGGGCCAGCAGGTGCCCGGCTACCGCGAGGAGCCCGGCGCCAACCCCCAGTCGAACACCGAAACCTTCGCCGCGGTGAAGTTCTTCGTGGACAACTGGCGCTGGCAGGGCGTGCCGTTCTACCTGCGCACGGGCAAGCGCCTGCACCGCTCGGCGTCGGTCATCACCATCCAGTTCAAAGACGTGCCGCACCTCATCTTCTCGCCCGAAACAGCGGAAACGATGCGCCAGAACCGGTTGGTTATCAGCATTCAGCCCGAGATGAGCATCCGCTTGCAAGTGCAGGCCAAGCGCCCCGGCGTCGACATGATGCTGAACACCGTGGACATGGTGTTCGACTACAAAGGCACTTACGTGAGCGAGGCCCCCGAGGCCTACGAAACCCTGCTGCTCGACGTGATGCTCGGCGACCAGACGCTGTTTATGCGTGGCGACCAAGTGGAGGAGGCCTGGGATTTGGTGATGCCCATCCTGACCTCGTGGCAGAACCGCACCAGCCAGAACTTCCCCAACTACTCGGCCGACTCGTGGGGCCCCGAAGATGCCGAAGCCCTCGTGGCCAAGGACGGCTACCACTGGTTCACGCTCCCGCTCAACGGCAAGAAATAG
- the pgl gene encoding 6-phosphogluconolactonase produces MERHIFSSEDAVLGALAGYFVATADQAIAARGRFAVALSGGSSPKKLYELLASDAYRAQVAWSQVYFFFGDERTVPKTSPDSNYLMAKKALFDPLAIRPDHVFAIDTALAPAEAAAQYGVAIEEFFGDEPARFDLVLLGLGDNAHTASLFPHTPVLHDQSVGVKDVFVAELDTTRITLTAPLLNQARATAFLVYGAGKAIAVQQILQGPRDVDQYPAQLIAPAGGNVHWFLDEAAAADLK; encoded by the coding sequence ATGGAACGCCACATATTTTCATCCGAAGATGCCGTGCTGGGGGCCCTGGCCGGCTACTTCGTGGCCACGGCCGACCAGGCCATTGCCGCCCGCGGGCGCTTTGCCGTGGCGCTGTCGGGCGGCAGCTCGCCCAAAAAGCTCTATGAGCTGCTGGCCTCCGACGCCTACCGCGCCCAGGTGGCCTGGAGCCAGGTGTACTTCTTTTTCGGCGACGAGCGCACCGTGCCCAAAACCTCGCCCGACAGCAACTACCTGATGGCCAAAAAGGCCCTGTTCGACCCGCTGGCTATCCGGCCCGACCACGTTTTCGCCATCGATACTGCCCTGGCCCCGGCCGAAGCGGCGGCGCAGTACGGCGTGGCCATCGAGGAGTTTTTCGGCGACGAGCCGGCCCGGTTCGACCTCGTGCTGCTGGGCTTGGGCGACAACGCCCACACGGCCTCGCTCTTCCCGCACACACCCGTACTGCACGACCAAAGCGTGGGCGTGAAGGACGTGTTCGTAGCCGAACTGGACACGACCCGCATCACCCTCACGGCGCCGTTGCTCAACCAGGCGCGTGCCACGGCCTTCCTCGTGTACGGCGCGGGCAAGGCCATTGCCGTGCAGCAAATCCTCCAGGGCCCCCGCGACGTGGACCAGTACCCCGCCCAGCTCATCGCACCCGCCGGCGGCAACGTGCACTGGTTTTTGGACGAAGCCGCGGCTGCCGATTTGAAGTAA
- a CDS encoding type II toxin-antitoxin system HicA family toxin yields the protein MKRLELVKHILVNGCIILREGGNHTALFNPTNQRQTILARHREIDNNMARIICKQLGIPPMR from the coding sequence ATGAAACGCCTGGAACTGGTGAAACACATTTTAGTCAACGGCTGCATCATTTTGCGCGAAGGTGGCAACCACACCGCCTTATTCAACCCTACCAACCAGAGGCAAACCATTCTCGCCCGGCACCGCGAGATTGACAACAACATGGCGCGTATTATTTGCAAGCAATTGGGCATTCCACCCATGCGCTAG
- a CDS encoding ABC transporter ATP-binding protein — protein MARSGLNTGGDDLTADLPKPKINKQSLQRSLRIFRFVLPYRAKFIVGLVMLLLSSSTFMAFPWVAGKLVDAANHKPVTLPGGLVLDINHIALLLFVVIVCQGIFSFGRIWFFTQVSEYTVRDIRQALYAKFVTLPIPFFEKNRVGAITSRITSDVAQIQDTFSLTLAELFRQVFTLLGGITFIMLVSPRLSLFMLATFPPIVVAAGLFGRKIRTLAKTTQQELAHTNTIVEETLQAINSVKAFTNERFEISRYTVSLGKVVRAALQSNLYRGGFVSFVIIGLFGGIILVLWRGATLVYTAGPGHLEIGQLVSFIIYTAFIGASVAGLGELYGKVQSTLGASERILEILDEASEPTHQPNPQGALNLHGDIEYRHVAFSYPTRPDLPVLQDISFHITAGEKIALVGPSGAGKSTIAGLLMQFYGLSGGEILVDGRPVGSYDLTELRRHIGIVPQETLLFGGTIRENIAYGKPTATDDEIIAAARQANAWQFISSFPEGLDAVVGDRGIKLSGGQRQRVAIARAILKNPAILILDEATSALDSESEKLVQGALDELLQHRTSIIIAHRLSTIRKVDKILVIDGGRIVESGSHDELSEREGGLYANLLRLQFELS, from the coding sequence ATGGCCCGAAGCGGACTTAATACCGGCGGCGACGACCTCACGGCCGACCTGCCCAAACCGAAAATAAACAAACAGTCGCTCCAACGCAGCCTGCGGATTTTCCGCTTTGTGCTGCCCTACCGCGCTAAGTTCATCGTGGGCCTGGTCATGTTGTTGCTCAGCAGCAGCACGTTCATGGCCTTTCCGTGGGTGGCGGGCAAGCTCGTGGACGCGGCCAACCACAAGCCCGTTACGCTGCCCGGCGGCCTGGTGCTCGACATCAACCACATTGCCCTGCTGCTGTTCGTGGTCATCGTGTGCCAGGGCATTTTCTCGTTCGGGCGCATCTGGTTTTTCACCCAGGTGAGCGAGTACACGGTGCGCGATATCCGGCAGGCACTCTACGCCAAGTTCGTGACGCTGCCGATTCCGTTCTTCGAGAAAAACCGCGTGGGAGCCATCACCTCGCGCATTACCTCCGACGTGGCCCAGATTCAGGACACGTTTTCGCTGACGCTGGCTGAGCTGTTCCGGCAGGTATTCACGCTGCTGGGTGGCATCACGTTCATCATGCTGGTATCACCGAGATTGTCGCTGTTTATGCTCGCCACCTTCCCGCCCATAGTGGTGGCCGCAGGGCTGTTCGGGCGCAAAATCCGCACCCTGGCCAAAACTACCCAGCAGGAGCTGGCCCACACCAACACCATCGTGGAGGAAACCTTGCAGGCCATCAATTCGGTGAAGGCCTTCACCAACGAGCGGTTCGAAATCAGCCGCTACACCGTCTCGCTGGGCAAAGTGGTGCGGGCGGCGCTGCAAAGCAACTTGTACCGCGGCGGCTTCGTGTCGTTTGTGATTATCGGCCTGTTCGGCGGCATCATCCTGGTGCTGTGGCGCGGGGCCACGCTGGTGTACACCGCCGGCCCGGGCCACCTCGAAATCGGCCAGTTGGTGTCGTTCATCATCTACACGGCCTTCATCGGGGCCTCGGTGGCGGGCCTGGGCGAACTCTATGGCAAGGTGCAAAGCACGCTGGGGGCCTCCGAGCGCATCCTCGAAATCCTGGACGAAGCCAGCGAGCCCACCCACCAGCCCAACCCCCAGGGGGCCCTAAATCTGCACGGCGATATCGAGTACCGCCACGTGGCGTTCAGCTACCCCACGCGGCCCGACCTACCGGTGCTGCAAGACATCAGCTTTCATATTACGGCGGGTGAGAAAATTGCCCTTGTGGGCCCCAGCGGCGCGGGCAAAAGTACCATCGCCGGCCTGCTGATGCAGTTCTACGGCCTCAGCGGCGGCGAGATTTTGGTCGATGGCCGGCCCGTGGGCAGCTACGACCTCACCGAGCTACGCCGCCACATTGGCATCGTGCCGCAGGAAACGCTGCTCTTCGGAGGCACCATCCGCGAGAACATCGCCTACGGCAAGCCCACGGCCACCGACGACGAAATCATCGCCGCCGCCCGCCAGGCCAACGCCTGGCAGTTCATCAGCTCCTTCCCCGAGGGCCTCGACGCCGTGGTGGGCGACCGCGGCATCAAGCTCTCGGGCGGGCAGCGCCAGCGCGTGGCCATCGCCCGCGCCATCCTGAAAAACCCCGCCATCCTCATCCTCGACGAGGCCACCTCGGCCCTCGACAGCGAAAGCGAAAAGCTCGTGCAAGGGGCCCTGGACGAGCTGCTCCAGCACCGTACTAGCATCATCATCGCCCACCGCCTCAGCACCATCCGCAAAGTCGATAAAATCCTGGTCATCGACGGCGGCCGCATCGTCGAATCCGGCTCGCACGACGAGTTGAGCGAGCGGGAAGGCGGGCTGTACGCGAACTTGCTACGGTTGCAGTTTGAGTTGAGCTAG
- a CDS encoding MBL fold metallo-hydrolase, with protein MASVSYLNNPALPTVRPGYPGNKRIGNQFANGDALYAPTAADVLKWQLATNPQKEEKKRDHWVPRVVDAAGALAGTDDVLLWLGHASFVLRIAGQTLLFDPVLFSSFGLRRRHPLPCRPEDLVGIDWLLLSHGHRDHLDEASVKLLAQQNPQLRALTPLGMGPLLRSMAPSLPVQEAGWWQQYDLGPGAPFEVYYLPASHWHRRGLFDVNTVLWGSFLIKVTATDKLIYFAGDTSFGNHFEQIERQFGPLDVVLMPIGAYKPPYMMTKSHVNPHEAAKAANVLRAGHLVPMHYGTFDLSDEPAAEPLRQLTEIAAGGMLRGELHAPAVGEALPWQDWE; from the coding sequence ATGGCTTCTGTTTCGTACCTGAACAACCCCGCGCTGCCCACTGTGCGCCCCGGCTACCCGGGCAACAAGCGCATCGGCAACCAATTTGCCAACGGCGACGCCCTTTACGCCCCCACCGCGGCCGATGTGCTGAAGTGGCAGCTGGCCACCAACCCCCAAAAGGAAGAAAAAAAGCGCGACCACTGGGTGCCGCGCGTGGTGGACGCCGCCGGGGCCCTGGCTGGCACCGACGACGTGCTGCTGTGGCTGGGCCACGCTAGCTTCGTGCTGCGCATCGCGGGCCAAACGCTGCTCTTCGACCCCGTGCTGTTCAGCTCATTCGGGCTGCGGCGGCGCCACCCCCTGCCCTGCCGGCCCGAAGACCTGGTGGGCATTGACTGGCTGCTGCTCTCGCACGGCCACCGCGACCATCTGGATGAGGCCTCCGTCAAGCTGTTGGCCCAGCAAAACCCGCAGCTGCGGGCGCTGACGCCGCTGGGTATGGGGCCCCTGCTGCGCAGCATGGCCCCCAGCTTGCCCGTGCAGGAAGCCGGCTGGTGGCAGCAGTACGATTTGGGCCCCGGGGCCCCCTTTGAGGTGTACTACCTGCCGGCCAGCCACTGGCACCGCCGCGGGCTGTTCGACGTAAACACCGTGCTCTGGGGCAGCTTTCTGATTAAAGTCACGGCTACTGACAAGCTCATCTACTTCGCCGGCGACACTTCGTTCGGCAACCATTTCGAGCAGATTGAGCGGCAATTTGGGCCCCTGGACGTGGTGCTGATGCCCATCGGCGCCTACAAGCCGCCCTACATGATGACAAAGAGCCACGTGAACCCCCACGAAGCCGCCAAAGCCGCCAACGTGCTGCGCGCCGGCCACCTGGTGCCCATGCACTACGGCACCTTCGACCTGAGCGACGAGCCCGCCGCCGAGCCCCTGCGCCAGCTGACGGAAATTGCGGCCGGCGGCATGCTGCGCGGCGAGTTGCACGCCCCCGCCGTGGGCGAGGCGCTGCCCTGGCAAGATTGGGAATAG
- a CDS encoding sodium:solute symporter yields MSPTLVLSLIAGYFTVLIVIAVLTSRKVTSESFFVADRNAPWYMVAFAMIGTSLSGVTFISVPGNVYGKSWSYLAVALGFVAGYLVIGTVLLPLYYRLRLVSIYSYLEQRFGYWSYKTGALFFLISRSLGSALRLYLVAGVLQLAVFDAMGVPFAVTVVVSILFIYLYTFKGGLKTILWTDTFQTLAMLSCVGLSIYFMADALNYSFKQLVGAVRESPMSQVYFSDFRDDKFFWKQFASGMFITIVMTGLDQDLMQKNLSCRSLGEAQKNLFWFTPVIVCVNILFLTLGVLMYQYAAARGLHLSELPQLLNLKGGLDTDKVFPYLATTQFSLVAGVIFILGIIAVTYASADSALTALTTSFCVDFLDIKKYPEARQTRLRQLTHLGWSAVLIVIILIFRALNEQSLIDAVYKAAGFTYGPLLGLFAFGIFTQRSLRDRLVLPVCVAGVGLTLLIVQNSVAWLGGYKFGFEILLLNGALILLGLFAISRPAPLNPAPAPVV; encoded by the coding sequence ATGTCCCCAACCCTCGTTTTGAGCCTCATTGCGGGCTACTTCACTGTTCTGATTGTCATTGCGGTCCTCACCTCGCGCAAGGTCACGAGCGAGAGCTTCTTCGTGGCCGACCGCAACGCGCCCTGGTACATGGTGGCGTTTGCCATGATCGGCACCTCGCTCTCGGGCGTCACGTTCATCTCGGTGCCGGGCAACGTGTACGGCAAAAGCTGGAGCTACCTAGCGGTGGCCCTGGGTTTTGTGGCCGGTTACTTGGTCATTGGCACGGTGCTACTGCCGCTCTACTACCGGCTCCGGCTGGTGTCCATCTACTCCTATTTGGAGCAGCGCTTCGGCTACTGGAGCTACAAAACGGGGGCCCTGTTCTTCCTGATTTCGCGCTCATTGGGCTCGGCGCTGCGGCTGTACCTGGTGGCGGGCGTACTCCAGCTGGCCGTTTTCGATGCTATGGGCGTGCCGTTTGCCGTCACGGTGGTGGTCAGCATCCTGTTCATCTACCTCTACACCTTCAAAGGGGGCCTCAAAACCATCCTCTGGACCGATACTTTCCAGACGCTGGCCATGCTGAGCTGCGTGGGCCTGAGCATCTACTTCATGGCCGACGCGCTGAACTATTCGTTCAAGCAGCTCGTCGGCGCGGTGCGCGAGAGCCCGATGTCGCAGGTGTATTTCTCCGATTTCCGCGACGACAAGTTCTTCTGGAAGCAGTTTGCCTCGGGCATGTTCATCACCATCGTGATGACCGGCCTCGACCAAGACCTGATGCAGAAAAACCTGAGCTGCCGCAGCCTCGGCGAGGCCCAGAAAAACCTGTTCTGGTTCACGCCCGTCATCGTGTGCGTCAACATCCTGTTCCTCACCCTGGGCGTGCTCATGTACCAGTACGCCGCCGCCCGGGGCCTGCACCTCAGCGAGTTGCCGCAGCTCCTCAACCTGAAGGGCGGCCTCGACACCGACAAAGTATTTCCGTACCTGGCCACCACGCAGTTCTCGCTCGTGGCCGGCGTCATCTTCATCCTGGGCATCATCGCCGTCACCTACGCCTCCGCCGATTCGGCCCTCACAGCCCTCACCACGTCGTTCTGCGTCGATTTTCTGGACATCAAAAAGTACCCCGAGGCCCGGCAGACGCGCCTGCGCCAGCTCACCCACCTGGGCTGGTCGGCGGTGCTCATCGTCATCATCCTCATCTTTCGGGCCCTCAACGAGCAGAGCCTGATTGACGCCGTGTACAAGGCGGCGGGCTTCACCTACGGGCCCCTGCTGGGCCTGTTTGCGTTCGGCATCTTCACCCAGCGCAGCCTGCGCGACCGGTTGGTGCTGCCCGTATGCGTGGCTGGGGTGGGCCTCACGCTGCTCATTGTGCAAAACTCGGTGGCGTGGCTGGGCGGATACAAGTTCGGCTTCGAGATTTTGCTCCTGAATGGGGCCCTGATCCTGCTGGGCCTGTTCGCTATTTCGCGCCCCGCCCCGCTGAACCCCGCGCCCGCGCCGGTGGTTTAG
- a CDS encoding energy transducer TonB has translation MKSSLLLLLLTGPAVVLAQTAPAPTVLRPGRMRAQARGGAANRPDKAPQYPGGPQALGTFFQDNVKYPEAARVKSITGNVLLNATVGPNGRLGDLKVAQSLSPECDAEALRVAALLPPWQPATRLGVPLPVAIQLPVPFGNGATLKVLK, from the coding sequence ATGAAATCCTCACTGTTGCTGCTGCTACTTACCGGACCCGCAGTGGTGCTGGCGCAAACGGCCCCGGCCCCCACCGTGCTGCGGCCCGGCCGCATGCGGGCCCAGGCCCGCGGCGGGGCCGCCAACCGGCCCGACAAAGCGCCGCAGTACCCCGGGGGCCCCCAGGCGTTGGGCACGTTTTTCCAGGACAACGTAAAGTATCCGGAGGCCGCGCGCGTCAAAAGCATCACGGGCAACGTGCTGCTGAATGCTACCGTGGGCCCCAATGGCCGCCTTGGCGACCTGAAAGTGGCCCAGTCGCTCTCGCCCGAGTGCGACGCCGAGGCGCTGCGCGTGGCGGCGCTGCTGCCGCCCTGGCAGCCGGCCACCCGCCTGGGCGTGCCGCTGCCGGTAGCCATCCAGTTGCCGGTGCCGTTTGGTAACGGCGCCACGCTTAAAGTTTTGAAGTAA
- the rpiA gene encoding ribose-5-phosphate isomerase RpiA, with product MHHSNYLYPPTPVNPAAASPSPAGALTLAQEKQVAAAAALRWVRDGMLLGLGTGSTSAQFIIQLGAAVQNGLKVQGTATSLASEALARQLGIPLVEPRRGLRFDLAVDGADELDGQLRLIKGGGGALLREKVLETASDYLVVIGDSSKLVPVLGRFPLPLEVVPFALPWVLDAVEALGGAPVVRMAQPGAAEHYFSDQKNLLVDCHFGQILEPERLAAQLKTIPGIVEHGLFLGLAKAAIVVRDGAALVLRPGETARPATEFAELP from the coding sequence TTGCATCATTCCAACTACCTCTACCCCCCCACGCCCGTGAACCCAGCCGCCGCCTCCCCCAGCCCCGCCGGGGCCCTAACCTTGGCCCAGGAAAAGCAAGTGGCGGCCGCCGCCGCCCTGCGGTGGGTGCGCGACGGCATGCTGCTGGGCCTGGGCACGGGCAGCACGTCGGCGCAGTTCATCATCCAGCTGGGCGCGGCGGTGCAGAACGGCCTGAAGGTGCAGGGCACGGCCACCTCGCTGGCCAGTGAGGCCCTGGCGCGGCAGCTGGGCATTCCGTTGGTGGAGCCCCGGCGCGGCCTGCGCTTCGACCTGGCCGTGGACGGCGCCGACGAGCTGGATGGCCAGCTGCGCCTGATAAAAGGCGGCGGCGGGGCCCTGCTGCGCGAAAAAGTACTGGAAACCGCCTCGGATTACCTGGTAGTTATCGGCGATTCGTCGAAGCTGGTGCCGGTGCTGGGCCGGTTCCCGCTGCCGCTGGAAGTGGTGCCGTTTGCCCTGCCCTGGGTGCTCGACGCGGTAGAAGCCCTCGGTGGGGCCCCGGTGGTGCGCATGGCCCAGCCGGGCGCGGCCGAACACTACTTTTCCGACCAGAAAAACCTGCTCGTGGACTGCCACTTCGGCCAGATTCTGGAGCCGGAGCGGCTGGCGGCGCAGCTCAAAACCATCCCCGGCATCGTGGAGCACGGCCTATTTTTGGGCCTGGCCAAGGCGGCCATCGTGGTGCGCGACGGCGCCGCCCTGGTGCTGCGGCCCGGAGAAACGGCGCGACCGGCGACGGAGTTTGCGGAGCTGCCGTAG
- a CDS encoding DUF2911 domain-containing protein, translated as MNFQLLTFSAAAATAVTLLGAPAAQAQINTPQPSPKSTVMQRVGLTDVTIVYSRPGVKNRAIFGTVVPYGKRWRTGANATTSIKFSDDVTIEGKKVPAGEYGIYTVPAAAEWTVVLNKNLKLGADVDGFKDDQDVARFTIKPYKLPAKVETFTIDFTDITPATANVEMTWATTGAKFKITADVDSKIAAQIDEKITKNANPAPADLASAAVYYNDSNKDPKQALAWIQKANVAEPTKFWNLNTEAKIRLKMKDYKGAITAAEASKKAALAATPANTEYVKMDEELIAEAKKMGK; from the coding sequence ATGAATTTTCAACTGCTGACTTTCTCCGCCGCGGCCGCTACGGCTGTTACGCTGCTGGGGGCCCCCGCGGCTCAGGCTCAAATCAATACCCCGCAGCCCAGCCCTAAAAGCACCGTGATGCAGCGCGTGGGCCTCACCGACGTGACCATCGTGTACTCGCGGCCGGGCGTGAAGAACCGCGCCATTTTCGGCACCGTGGTGCCCTACGGCAAGCGCTGGCGCACGGGCGCCAACGCCACCACCAGCATCAAGTTTTCGGACGATGTGACCATTGAGGGCAAGAAAGTGCCCGCCGGCGAGTACGGCATCTACACCGTTCCCGCCGCGGCGGAGTGGACGGTGGTGCTGAACAAAAACCTCAAACTAGGCGCCGACGTGGACGGCTTCAAGGACGACCAGGACGTGGCCCGCTTCACCATCAAGCCCTACAAGCTGCCCGCCAAAGTCGAAACCTTCACCATCGACTTTACCGACATTACCCCGGCCACGGCCAACGTGGAGATGACCTGGGCCACGACGGGCGCCAAGTTCAAAATCACGGCCGATGTGGACAGCAAAATCGCTGCCCAAATCGACGAGAAAATCACCAAGAACGCCAACCCCGCCCCCGCCGACCTCGCCTCCGCGGCCGTGTACTACAACGACAGCAACAAGGACCCCAAGCAGGCCCTGGCCTGGATTCAGAAGGCCAACGTCGCCGAGCCCACCAAGTTCTGGAACTTGAACACGGAAGCCAAAATCCGCCTAAAAATGAAGGATTACAAAGGCGCCATCACCGCCGCCGAAGCGTCGAAAAAAGCCGCCCTCGCCGCCACCCCCGCCAACACCGAGTACGTGAAGATGGACGAGGAGCTGATTGCCGAAGCCAAGAAAATGGGTAAATAG
- a CDS encoding thioredoxin family protein — MRHAFTIILSLGSALARAQSGPIAFAGGSWANAQAAARQAHKSIFLYASSLGCHWCRPMEKEVFTDPAVSAYYNATFLSYKINIDEGEGEVLAKRYEIRAMPTYLYFSPEGKLLHMSSGHKPPTDFVQDGKDAFDPDKAFFTLKERYEAGDRSAPFLYTFGTSPALSQQEVLYDQVSADYLKSQTAAELAAKKNLDYLFELGTSFYFPTTQYFLAHQSAFVAQFGRLAVDQKIRRIVSWGATHAGGSNNQAALTKLQQTITKATPAGAPQWNMLARTYYLYRSAAAKLVCLR; from the coding sequence ATGCGCCACGCTTTTACCATCATCCTTTCGCTGGGCAGTGCCCTGGCCCGAGCCCAAAGCGGACCCATCGCCTTCGCCGGTGGCAGCTGGGCCAATGCCCAGGCCGCGGCCCGGCAGGCCCACAAAAGCATTTTCCTGTACGCGTCGTCGCTGGGCTGCCACTGGTGCAGGCCCATGGAAAAGGAGGTGTTCACGGACCCCGCCGTCAGCGCCTACTACAACGCCACGTTCCTGAGCTACAAAATCAACATCGACGAAGGCGAGGGCGAAGTGCTGGCCAAGCGCTACGAAATCAGGGCCATGCCCACGTACTTGTACTTCAGTCCTGAAGGCAAGCTGCTGCACATGAGCAGCGGCCACAAGCCGCCCACCGATTTTGTGCAAGATGGCAAAGATGCCTTTGACCCGGATAAAGCCTTTTTCACTTTGAAGGAACGCTACGAAGCTGGCGACCGAAGCGCCCCGTTTCTGTACACGTTCGGCACGTCGCCGGCGCTTTCCCAGCAGGAGGTTTTGTACGACCAGGTGAGTGCCGACTACCTGAAAAGCCAAACGGCGGCGGAGCTGGCCGCGAAGAAAAACCTGGACTACCTCTTCGAATTGGGTACGAGCTTTTATTTCCCGACGACCCAATATTTTCTCGCGCACCAGTCGGCATTCGTGGCCCAATTCGGCCGGCTGGCAGTCGACCAAAAAATCAGAAGAATTGTCAGCTGGGGGGCGACGCATGCGGGAGGATCTAATAATCAAGCTGCGCTAACCAAGCTGCAACAAACCATCACCAAGGCCACCCCCGCCGGGGCCCCCCAGTGGAATATGCTGGCTCGGACGTATTACCTGTATAGGTCAGCCGCAGCGAAACTGGTCTGCCTTCGCTGA